The Limanda limanda chromosome 13, fLimLim1.1, whole genome shotgun sequence region AGTATTTTTCTGAGCTGGTAGCTATGCAACAAGACTGGGAGTCAGTGGAAGAGGGGGATGGGAAGCTGGGGACAGTTTAGTGAGAGGAAGGAAGCGAGGAAGGTAGGAAGCGAGGAGGGATGGAtagaaagggaggaggaggagcaggagggggtCCTTGAGTGCAAACTGGAGAAAAGAGGAGTGCTGAGCAAGGCAACAAGAGTACACCCCACAGCAGATGGCCAATAAAGTAATTTCAATTTGGTATTGATTAAAGGCAAATAATCACTTAATTTGCTTTGGCTCTTGACATTCAAGCATATGCCACTGGTAAAATCTCCAGTTTAGTTTCCTGCATTGAACTGGTTGTGTTAATATTCAGCAGACACGTCAgcttaatttttaaaaaagcaaataaacGTGTTTGATCGCAGCTTTGAATGAATTGTGAGCAGCCCTCGACGTGCAGGGAGCTGTCCAGCGCGTCGGTGCTGAATGACGCCCTACTTTTTTTCCTCCGcgtccatctcctcctcagcaTCTCGACTCCGGCCCgcgaagaaaaagaagaaaaaaaaacccaggCCACCTGTTGCTGCACCGAAGTTTTCTCTCTGGAGGTTTTAAAGCCACGTTGACCTCTGATGCGCGACGTGCATCCTGTTTCGCGGGTGCTGGTGCTGATCTGGAGTCAAATCTCAGTCACATTTTCTGTCAAATCACAGCAACATGTCATGATAAAcattcagcccccccccccttccctcccctcccctcctcccgcatccagcagcaccaccaccctCAGGCgaggcaggaagaggaggaagcggCTGGTATTTCATTCccatttctgtttcctcctcttccatccattTTCTTCATCATATTTATCATATCTCATGGGGAAAAAAGCACTGCAAACATATTTGACATCCTGCAGAAATAACCAGCCCTGCATCCTCTCCACTAACCCTCCGGCACTCACCGTTTATCGTCGGGGAACAACAGGTGCtgtttgggtttttctttcAGGGATCGGGGAGCCTGTGCGCCCTCCCATCATCCACAGCTCCGCGTAATGATGGTGGTCGTATGGAGATGTTACTGGGTAGGCTGGCGTGGAGGGGGGACGGGAGCGCTGCGTTTATATACGTCCGCTGCCCGGAGAGAACAAGGCGGGGGCGGGTCGCTGCTGAGTGACGACTGAGAGAGGAGGCCAATTGACgagctttctcttttttcttttccattttttcttcttttcctttttttctccagaCCTTGTTAAGGGTGCGGCCCCAAAGCAGCAGCCAAATTACATTATATGAAGGTTATAAGGGCGCGTATGAATAAAACATATGGAGACCCAGGGTGTACATGGATGGAGTATACCCCTCTGGGTTCTATTTTAAGAAAACAGCTTGTCACCAATACCGGCTCATGACTGCTGATAGTCTTCTGAAATTATGTCATGATTAAAATCTGCTGATGATTTATTTGTCTCCCATACTGCATCCTACTCCTCACTGGCGTTGTGAAGTGAGTGTTGATTTATAGATTTTAAGTGTCTCGGCTGTGGCGCCTCTAGATACACAAGAACATCTCTGATTAATGTCATTGAACTCCCTATTTTTAATAGATGGAGTCAATTTCATAGGCTGTATATGGCAATataaggaaaaagaaaatatgcaTAATACTCAATTGAAATCACGCGTCCCATAAGAGCAGATGTGATTGTATTAAAGCTGAACTGTTGAGTTCCAGATTAGGCCTCTAATTAACTGGCAATGGAAACAACCGGAGTGAAATGTTACACACCTGCAGGGCTGTGGGACCtgcacaaccacaacacaacaaattgaTGAGTTGCTGCAAAACACAACTGCTGATTTACCCTCCAGTGAGaatacattcacacactttaTATGCACATTATATAATCACAACGTGTGTTTGTATAGCTTGTTCAGTCAAGGAAAAAGTTCAAAGACAGCAACTACACGAAACACACAAATAACCGTAAAACTTAAATTAATGCCTAAAAACTGCAtcataaaataatgaatgaataagCTTTTTTCTCAGAGCTAATGTCGTCTTTGTGTTGTAGCCAAAGATGAGCTcatgatttatatatttattatatattataaatccAAGTCTGGACCATATTGCTGCTCTGTTTACTATCCTAATGTACATAACCATACATGATTCATTGCTACCTCTTTGATCATCATCATTGTACCACTTGAAGTTGGTTTACACCACAAGCTCATGCACATCACTAGACAGTTTACTGACTGCCTTCATTTTTGTGTACTGCTGTAAGTGTTTGTGTCAATTCTCATTCTTCTTATTGGTCCTATAAAGGTATTGATGTTATTcatcttttatatattatacaacAATATAACAATCAATGAagtattatcttatcttgtcttaaAATAGGGTTTCCCATACACTTCAGTCAGAAAATGGAACTGGAACATTTTGTCCATTGAGAGAAATTGTCAGAAGTCTCTTTTGCAGTTTATAGTAGATGATAATCAGAACTCATCTATTATTCTCTCACTGCACCACATTTAAATGACTTGCTAGAATAATATTAATCAACTTTTACTGTTACTCATTGTTTTTTAACCTCTTGACATTTTAGCAGTAAATGTAGGATGGTAGAGAACAAGGTAGAGGTTTGGTTTGAAATCACTGGTATTGGATTTTGTATTGAATAACAGTGACTGCATTAGTCCCGAGAGTCCTGTTTGCATGAAGTAAGCTTTATTGTCACAGTCATTAGGTGGGAGTCTATACTGAAACCTAACACAATGAGGTGTAGGAAGCATTTCCCCCCTTTTATATGAAATCATTGAAATTTGAAGATTTTACTTAATTCTATCTTTAAGTAGTGGATTGTTTTAGCCTTAGTATCACAACTAAAATAGTACTCATTAGAGTGTATACCTCCACCCAGGCCCAACTGTCTCCTTGaattcaaccaagctgcaccacattgtACACACTTAGATATCAGTTCCTTAAATATGCCTCATCtcacatgttaaagaaagtgtaaaGACAGTTCTGGATCCGCCCCATGACCAGGATCAGCACCAAAACGTGTGGTTTCATTCTTGACCCATTCTGTTTCGTGGTAATGTTGCTATCTAACagccaaacaaataaacaaataaagaaacatataatatataaaaaactgCTAAGAAAgcatttaatattaaaaacctTTGTCGAGAATTAGATATATGGATTCGCCTTATAGAAGTCTCCAAGGATCCATATAaagcgtatatatatatatatcccagtaattaataacattccttttttatatatatatatatcatatggATGCATAGACTATTATATACATACACTCATACAAGAATAGCAAATATCTCAAAATGTATCTAGATTTattgcaaaattaaaaaaatgtgcacAAAGACATGAAGAATCCTGCTCCTCATTCAATGTTAGTCTAGTCACTAAGAATATAAAACCAAAAGTGATTTGTAGTGACACTCAGAGAAAACTGTTCATATTTTCAAGTATGGAGTATTTTTACTAAATAAAACTGGAACCTGCTTATTTTGTAGTACCAGCCAACAGCCAACACAACAGCGGGGGTTAATTTAAGGacaatttcaatttcatttccctcccaagaaaaacaataaatggcTCTGTGACCAAATGTCTCCTGTTGCTTTCAGCATCGCGTGTGTGGCATGTTTTTACAAAAATCTTCATTAAATCAGCCTCCACCAAATCTTTATGTTGTTCTGTGATCCCTTTGTTTCCCCAGAGGAAGCTATTTAAATCAGAGCATCTTCTCTGACACCTGCCAGACGACAGCTCATTACAGTTTACAGGCTGTGGAAAAAAGCACGCCACTCATTTATCATTGCAAAGGTGCTTCAGGGGTGAGGGACTATAGTGTCTATTTGTACATAAGGCAAACAAGTGACCCTCTCTGTGCTCTGTTCCCTCTGACAAAATGACCAAACAGCAGTCTGGGTGGCTGCAACCATTACTTATCACAAAGGCCGTGTTCCTTTGATACCCTCGTAGGCTGGTTATCAATGCAACTCAAGAGACGGGCTTAGCGAGGAACCTGGGGGAAGATCCTGCTCTCTGTGCTGTGAGGCTTTAGTTGTATAACGAacatcgctctctctccctcttgatAGAAACATCAGGAGGTAGGATTATGCATATTAGCCATCCCCCTCTGTTCTCCCCTCTTCTTTCAGGGCTTAATGTTAACATCTGCCCACCGAGAGCCACAGATGAGATGGGAGACTGTGCTGAATGTCTTCCATTCAGGTGATTTATCTGATCACTATAATGGACCATGCGTGTTATTTAGATGACATTATAATGGAGTctgaagggggagaaaaggcTCGGGCTCTCTGTGGTGCTTGGAGAAGCTGAGTCACGTATGGTACCTGATCTTCAtcaccaaagaaaaaaaaaaatcactccaGGATAGAGACCTTCACTTTTTGAAATCATGAAATTGAAATTCGTATTCTTCattatttcttctttcctttGTGAATTTCAGCTCTGGCCAGGGACGATTTGCTGTTTTCTGTCTGCAAATTTGTCAAAAACACTGGAGCACTGAAGacgcctttttttttcttggtgcATTTAGAGCCTCCAGCTGTTGTTTACACTGATAAAAATCCATTTGCTGTTTAAATGTGTAAGAGTGGGTTTGGATGGGCCACAGGGCACAAGCAGACGTGTGGGAGCTTTGGGAGGTGgtgaacatttgttatttttcatgcTCTGGGTCAAAACTTTGCGTGGGATGGACTGGGAATATGATAAATATTTACAGACTTCCAGGGACCAAGGTGAGGCCACGGGGTGTTTTGCGGCTTTTAGAAACTCTCCTTCTAACAAACGTGGTCCTAGACTCAGGATGAAGTGAAATCAGATAACCTTGTGGTGATGTTATCTGTCTGTTGGGATGTTTGACCTTCCTCATAACCTGCTACACAGGCAGGCAACATTACTGCTGTGATTTTCCTCTGGTGAGCTCTGAATCAGATTATCACCTTTAAGGTGGATGATGTTGATTGTTCAAGTTGGGTGACAGCAGTGTTTGTTAAAACTGCTCATGGGAGAGCTCCCTCTGGTGTTCACTTTGTATTCTGAGGCCACAAAAAGCCACAACATTCAGACAggtaacattaataaaaaagcGACACCAAACCATTCAGCAgaataaactataaactatgcGAGTTATATGGAATAAAGTAGCTAGCGCAGTCACAAATAGGTAAACATCTATTGGAGATTTCTATCTGAAGTGTTAGATCCCTCATCAAACACCAAATGAGGGATTAGAAAGCTTCAAAGATGGAGAACTGAAGATCATGGTGGCCCAACACCTTTCTAATACTTTAATACTTATTAACTTTCTTTAAATATGCCAGTCATCTGTACTTATCTTTCGCAGTATGACAACTTTCATCCAACTTACAACAGTATCTTTCATATCCATCTGTCAGAGAAGCATTACTTGATGTGCAGACGCATTACAGATAAAGGCTAAGATAGGAAAGTAGAATATACAGTTTACAAAGAGATTGCATTAACAAAAGCATTTAATTTGGGGATTTaaacttgaaataaataaagaaacctcTTTCTGTTGACATTCTATGTTCTTCTTAATGAAAATAAGAGCAATGGTCTGATCCTACTAATAATTCCTGTCGTACACTTGCATATTACTATaagtattttattaaaatgttcctGTATTAGTGTTTTTACATCATGCTGTTGTAAATACTGAAATCTTCAATGTGTGTTAATCTGCAGTTGAAAATAGTCCTCAACATGCCATGAAGTACTTGAGGAAGAACTTTTTCCAGtgtcttatatatattttaaatcaaatattatatattgtatgtttgtgtgacgTTGATGAAGATTTACCACTTCCTAGGAAATGACTGGGCATAGGGGTGAGTGCCACAGACAGACTAAGGATGTGAAATATTGAGAGATGTCTTGatttcagcagcagcctgatTTTATTGACATCCACTCTCTGGTAATGGGACAATAAAACAGCAACGACATAAGGTACAAGATATGGTCATTTAATTGTTGATTATCTCTCAGTacagaaatattttttcttcttaacaTTCTTTCTGTAATTCAAGTTGGCAGCATCGTCTTGATGTTGAAGTGGTATTAAAGTAAATTTCCACAGAGTTTAGCAGTGAACCTGCTCTTCACCTTCCCTCAGATAACATTAGTAAACAAACATCCCAACTCTGTACAAGAACCTttcacaacacaaataaatagcattcatttaaatgtggcACGCTAGCTGACTCAAACATTCATACAGgggaagaacaaaaaaaacaaattgggAATAATGCTACGGATGATTTTGTTtgattaagaaaaaaataagagcATGACTGCTCAACACAGAAATGGTTTGAAGTGCCCCAAGCTTGAATATCTTAGCAGACCCATCACAGAACAGCAAAACAGCTGCCTGGTCTGATTTGAAATGTTGTAACTGTGCACTTTAGTTACCATTTCAAACTCCTCTGATAAACtcaagtgtttttctttactttccTTCCTGATTTTCATTTAAGAAACAAGACTTACTTACATGTCACATTAAAATCTTCAGTTTTGAACATGAATTATTTCTGTAAGCGACTGTTTTACAGTACGGTGTTACTTTCTTCTAAGATGTGCCGACTTCTCTTTAGAAACAATATTTGCCAAAACGGCTTAATATCATTTAAGTAAAATGAACTTAAtgtcatgtttaaaaaaaggagatGAGGCCCATTTGTCCAACTGTTATCATTCCTTGAAATGGCACAGTGTTATGAAATCTGTCATCAGTGTACATGAGATATTATTGCCTGTcggtaaaaatacaaaaagacaaGCTTCGATGTTTATGTAAACCTGAACAAGCCAAACACGCTCAAAAACTGCAGTTACACATAATGGGGATCTAACAGcctctgaaacaaacacacgagTAAGAATATGggttaaaataagtaaaaaaaaacactcaacaactcaataaaataaatagacaatCAAAGACAAACTTAATATTTGGCAGGTACGCACAACGTCAGTctgtaaacaaaacataaatcGCACCAGGGACATAAAGCCCCtaaaatcctcctcatcctcagagCTCTCTGGTGgcctggaggaggcagtggcTCCACCATTactcaggaggaggtggaataCTGTGTGTACTGAATGTATGTCCTCTGCCCTCCACACTCCTGATCCTCCAACCTCCCAGGAGAACAGCTCGGCTCAATAGACACTAAGGGCAATCGAGGGGAAGTCCTCCATAGACAACCGAGGTGAAGACTCAAAGAAGGGCGTCAACTTACAGCTCGACACATGCAACAAAGAATTCCCTTCCCGCCTTCGTTCCCCTCGTAGAACAGGGGCGTGCTCACTACCGGATCCTTGTGAAGAGGTTCAGCACCGACACCGATtcctgaaggagggagggagacaaaaGAAAGTAAGAGAAAGACCATTGAAAAAATATCAAGGATATATAGTAAAACTGTAATACCATTTTTGAAATCGAATAGAGAGATTTTAACAAATGGAGAGcagaaaaaagcacaaaaacaaagagcaagACATTAATATGAATGAGAACAAATGGAGTAAATACCTTAGTGGATCTCATCTTGCTGAAGACGTTCCAGAACCGCAGAGTTTCATCTCCAGCCCCCGTCACAATGGCCTCTCCGTCAGGGGACATGGCCTGCACACAACTCTTTATTATACACTGAATAGACTGTGTAACAACATCATGTTATCTGCTCATTAGCCTTGTTTATCGATCTATTCAAATTTTTGCGTGGGTGGATTTGCTGCTGCTTGTTCAGAGAAGGAAAGTGATCATGGTTGTTTAATAATTCAAACTTTCAGTAGTTAACTCTATGAAGGAACCTgcgttatataaatatatgaacaaGCAAAATACTACCAACACTTAAGGTCATTTTAGAGAAAACATATTTCTGGTAGTTTTCCTTTATCCACAATCGATTTTGTTTCAAGTCTTTTTGAGGTATTTTACTTTGTCCTACTTTGTAACCTTGGATCGACGTcctgtaaacaaacataaacacatacacagtgaACAGTATACTGACCAGGTAGAGAACTCTGTAGGAATGCCCTGTGAGTTTGGCCACTTGAGTTAGCGAGGGGTACTTCCACACCAAGATCTGGTTCTGGGAATAACCATGAGTGCTGACCTGCAGGATGatttgaaaataattgaaaatatgAGATTCAGTGAAATGGCTTTGCTAATGGTTGAAAGCAAAGTTTATACAAAATAACATTATCTGAAACTATTATTTACAAGTTGCATCTCAGTAACCTGCATATTTTATAACTAGGATGCATTGAATGCTAAGTTCTGGGTGAACAGTAAAGCATATTTAATCTTCTCATGTGACTCCAGGTAACATCATTAACAATTTATCAAAGCTGTAGTTCCTTTTACAATGTACACTTTTCTGCTTCTGCATCTTCTCCACAACAGGACTGTCCAGACCACAGACTTGAGGACACTCACCAGTTCGTTTGTGTGCTTGGACCAGGCCAGGTTGCAGACCTGAGAGCCGGTGTCGGTGCACTGCAGCGGCTGGCCTGTCAATGTGTTCCAGAAGCGGATGCAGCGGTCGGCGGTGCCGCCACCGGAGGCCAGTAAGCCGTGCTGGTGGGGAGACCAGGCGATGGCCTTTACTGCAGCCAAGTGCTCTGTGTACTGCTGCACCGGGAGGACGCTCGAGTGATTCCACACGAGCAGCTGCAGAATGAAACAAGTAGGGGAAGGAAATGTATAAGTTTGTGGTAATTGAACGTGGTGCTGGTGCAGAAGTACAGGTGAGATTCTCTGTCTGCGTACCTTGTTATCATTGCCACCGGAGGCAAGCAGCTGGTGGTCCGTGCTCCACTTGAGCCCgcacacttcctgtctgtgtcctTGGAGGCGGCGTTCAGACTGGAGAGGCGGGGCTCTGATGTCCCGCTGCAGGATCACCCGATCACGGCTCCCAGACGACAGCTGGTCGGCATTCCACGCTAACGCACCTGGCAGCAGAGAATGAAACATCCAAGCGAAAATGATTCACTGACCAAGAATGAGAGATGTTGCTGaagaacagcaaaaaaaaaaggcaattatGTTTCAACTTCAGCAACTGCCTCCGTCACGACAGCCTCGCTCTACTCACCCACTCTGGCTGTGTGTCCCTCGAGTACAGACAGCTTCTTCCCTGCTGCTGCATCCCAGATCTGTACGTAGCCTTTATGAGTCCCCACTGCCACCAGGTTACCCTAAAAATAGACAGCACACTTTTAATATTAACACAGTGTCTCTTTGTCAGAGTATTAGTGAATTTCAACCGTACTTTTCTTTCTGTAAGTGTAACCTCGACGACAAAAGATAACTGAGAAACTCACCCTCTCAGACCAGCCCACCGATGTTACTGAATCTCCTTCTACAGAAAGATCACATAGACGTGTCACCTAAGGAAAtggaaaggagaaaaaaagattgAAATGCATTCAGAAAGCAGTTCGATTATAATTAAATACTCTTTTAGTTAATGTGTATGACACAGAGGCAATAAAAGCCCCCACGTTCATATCCAGTGTGATTAGAAACATTTGAGGGAGAAATTGATACTTTTAGATTGTTTGTAACCACAGTGAAGGCTGCTCCTTCAGGCCTCTTTGACCCCATTCAGACCTGGAAGTAACATTCGTCCAAAGTAATCTGAATGCGTCCTGAGATCAAATCACTCAGACCAAATTCCAAGTTGGACTTTTCTTAAATTggtataacatttaaaaatatcagcttcactctccatctctctctcagtcctgctgatccacagacacacacacactaccaccATAAGACTCATTTGTAAACTCAAAAtgagtaaaaacaacataattttgTCTCTTATAACGGTCATGTTTACTTATATAAAGAGCTGGGAAGCGAATTTGAATCACAAGTGGTCATTTAGGATGCATTACAATTCCAGGTGTGAAGAAAAAATTATCAGATCtgtcaggacggatgttaatacTAGGTCTCAACAGGCCGCCTCCCTTCAGTCagatcatacacacacacaaacacacactcacctggcTGGTGCAGGCACTCCACAGGTAGACACATGTTCCCAGTCCGACACTGAGCACATTCAGAGAGGACCAGTCCACAAGGTTGAGGTAGAAGTCATCCTGAAGCTCTGGAGCATCCAGAACTTTGAAAGGAATTTTTGATATTTTGCGCGTTGGTTTCCTTGGCGACCGTAGCAGTTtctggctgcaatgaaacaacacaaaatagtGAGTGGGGGATTTTAGGCTCTTTTCCTCTTGAATTGAAGAGCTATCATATGATGAGCAGCAGGGTAAATGGTGTTACCTGTTGCTACTGACAGGTGATAGAGAATATGGAGATACTGTATTTCCATCCTCTTCTGGCAGAGCTCTCTTTGTACTGACAGAatactgaaaacacaaaacaaatgattatAGATACAGGGAAAATACAGCAAAAACCAGTATAGTATATAAAGTTAGAGCTGTGTTAACGGTCTTTACACTAAAAAGGCTCCTTTTGGCAGGAGTGGACGGCTGCAGGCGGCGATCTTCTGACTGCGGGTCCTGGACTTTCTCGATACCAGCTCCTAGCAGCTCGTTCTTCAGCAGAGCCGAGTATGCCAGCCCATCCGCTGAAGGAAGAGACAGAAATCAttaattttaaacaggttttttCCCTTTGCAGTTTAATTTCTCCAGTTTCCCTGAGCCTGCTTACACTTAGTAAACAAGAGGGTCAAAGGATCACCACAGACCCCAGCAGACCTGTGGAAATGAGCTGAAAACTCCCACTAAATATCCAGCAACAACAAAGCATAATATCTGTGTTTGGGGCTGAGAATCACAAGGTTGaaacatgatttattaatattatcgTTGTTAGACCCTTTTCTACTCGTTAGAAAACGCCTGCCaatatctggcttttgtctccAATGGGAATAGATACAGTCAGCATGCACACCTGGATCCAATGACTCTGCACTGGGCACAGGTCTTAATCGGCTCtgatcagcagtgatggaaacatgagaCCTAAATGAACGTGCTATGTTGACCAGAGAGGGCCACAGTGTCCGGCTCATTCATGATGTTGAACATGACTCACTAGGGGAAAaagtgaaaggcaaactcctctactgacTATGGAAAAAAAGTTAATTGCCTTTTTTGTTGGGTTTAGCTGTGTTGAAAACAGTATACCCTCTAATTTTGGTGTCGCAGAGGTTTATGTTATCTTAGGAGTCATAATACGCAGGATTTCTAAATACACAACATACGGAAAGGCtacaattaaagtaaaacaagGAAACATCAAGAGCTTTCAGTCTCCTAAATAAAGCAACAAACTGGTgtcatctgtgaaaatgtcaaccagcccaaaaaaatgaaatgcctCAAAGAAGAacagtttaaatttaaaatgtctgcAGTAAAATGACGCACCTGTCTCCTAATAGCAGAGCAGAATATTTCATAATACTGGTGCCAGTTATCGTGTCAAGATGCATTTTCATTTGCCTTTATCTCGTCTACTCTTGGTAGAAAAGTGGATTTATTACCTTTGTTGCTGTCTGTCGTGCCATCTTTGGTTTTCCTATTTTGATTATGCGACTTTTCAATttcctgcaaaaaaacaaatgaacaaatgaaTAACCATACTGAAACCAAATCCGAGGAGTTAATCTGTGCAAGTTACTACAGACTAATTGACAGAAAATTCTAAAACTTAATGTTAATCCTGAGATCAATGTTCTTTTGGATGGAGAAGACAGTGAAAGGCCTTGGTGTTTCACAGCGGACTCACATTGATGCGGTGGAAGTTGACACTCCAGTTGGCTCCGGCCCGGGAGGGAATGAAGCGATCACCATGCTTGCTAGGGGAGGACAGGGGGGAGCTGGTGGGTGTTAGAGCTCGTGCAGCACCTACAGCTTTctacacagggggggggggggagaaaagagcaTTTTCTGACTagaggacaaacacaaacaagcttcAGACGGTGGTTTGAAAACTTGATGACAAAACAGGACGATCATTTCGGTGGCAGATGGTGCGTTTGTTGAAGGCGTTAACAACAGGAGGCAACATTCACAAAACCCAGTCATTTGGCTGGTACGGTCTTGTTTTCACTCAACACCAGTGACACCGTCAAATGAAAGAGACTGGCCTGTTGAAGTATTTACACTTCCAACACAGAGAGTAACACCCTGTCCGCCCATCTTCAAACCCTTACTACTTAATCCACTTTGGGAGGGGCGAACAGTATACTAATAGTCAAGATGATGACTAACAGAATAATTATTATACTAGTCAAGAGTGTAcgccttttttaaaaaggaattcGCTAAAATGCATAATGAGAGggacataaaacacaaaaatacaagtGATCGTATTCTTTACTTACTACAGGGCTTGCATTCTCATTCTGGATGTTGATCTGCCG contains the following coding sequences:
- the LOC133018683 gene encoding fizzy-related protein homolog, giving the protein MDQDYECRLLRQINIQNENASPVKAVGAARALTPTSSPLSSPSKHGDRFIPSRAGANWSVNFHRINEIEKSHNQNRKTKDGTTDSNKADGLAYSALLKNELLGAGIEKVQDPQSEDRRLQPSTPAKRSLFSYSVSTKRALPEEDGNTVSPYSLSPVSSNSQKLLRSPRKPTRKISKIPFKVLDAPELQDDFYLNLVDWSSLNVLSVGLGTCVYLWSACTSQVTRLCDLSVEGDSVTSVGWSERGNLVAVGTHKGYVQIWDAAAGKKLSVLEGHTARVGALAWNADQLSSGSRDRVILQRDIRAPPLQSERRLQGHRQEVCGLKWSTDHQLLASGGNDNKLLVWNHSSVLPVQQYTEHLAAVKAIAWSPHQHGLLASGGGTADRCIRFWNTLTGQPLQCTDTGSQVCNLAWSKHTNELVSTHGYSQNQILVWKYPSLTQVAKLTGHSYRVLYLAMSPDGEAIVTGAGDETLRFWNVFSKMRSTKESVSVLNLFTRIR